A single Mangrovimonas sp. YM274 DNA region contains:
- a CDS encoding glycoside hydrolase family 2 TIM barrel-domain containing protein, with protein sequence MSIFKRITLVVAVVLMGNSIVAQVAKGVNEWENPTVLDRNKEEGRAYFVVSDSQESNTLIKDLNGTWKFHIVKTPNQRPQDFYDVNLNDSSWDDIEVPSNWELQGFDIPIYTNVTYPFPKNPPYIDDSYNPVGSYRRTFQVPEAWQDKEVILHFASISGYARVFVNGQEVGMTKASKTPAEFNVTDYLIKGENILAVQVFRWHDGSYLEDQDFWRLSGIEQDVYLQALPKLSVWDYEVKGGLDATYTNGQLEASIDFKAFKGIKHKKAEVAFSLFDAEGHTVFQNSKKVSAKDPKAVFSASVKDVLVWSDETPNLYKYEITWNYGKDQEYSISGNTGFRSVELKNAQLLVNGNAIMVRGVNLHEHHGTKGHVPDEATMRKDLELMKQHNINAIRMSHYPHATKIYELCDEYGMYVVDEANIETHGMGATWQGGFDTIAHPAYRKEWAPAHLDRIKRMAERDKNYTSIIVWSMGNECGNGPVFFEGYEWLKGFDTSRLVQFEQAGEEGDTDIVCPMYPSLEYMKSYAESKTKTRPFIMCEYSHAMGNSNGNFKEYFDVINSSPHMQGGFIWDWVDQGLLAEEHGESYWAYGGDLGGENLQHDENFCANGLVTADRKVHPGIYEVKKIYQPINFRFEDGTLKIHNDFFYTNLKAFTFQWELLKNGEKVASDTFQVDGAPQSTSSKVLKLPVMEAGAEYFLNVFALTAKASPLVSANHELAREQFKVGTSDFYTHVLDEEPKGQLLTFKKTDEVLTFESGQVQGSFDLKKGQLLSYHINGNEEVMEVFPEPYFWRAPTDNDFGNWMHEHSKVWKTAQQDPQVTAVKVGNLTDEGLPIVVAFKLKEVEIPYEVTYLILNNGDIKVTAAMNMQGKELAELPRFGMRLQLAGEFSNLEYYGRGPWENYSDRNTAAFLGKYQSKVQDQFVWEYIRPQENGYKTEVRWLKLSNASGQGLKITGLQTLGFSALPVSTESLDPGKTKDQRHTTDVHFEDKVYLHVDYKQRGVGGDNSWGALPHDAYRLLDQSYTYSYIMSLL encoded by the coding sequence ATGAGTATTTTTAAACGAATCACTTTGGTAGTGGCTGTTGTTTTAATGGGCAATAGCATTGTAGCACAGGTTGCTAAAGGGGTGAATGAATGGGAGAATCCCACTGTTTTAGATAGAAACAAAGAGGAGGGAAGAGCGTATTTTGTAGTTTCAGATTCGCAGGAATCCAATACTTTGATTAAGGATTTAAATGGTACTTGGAAATTCCATATTGTTAAAACTCCTAATCAGAGGCCTCAGGATTTTTATGATGTCAATCTCAATGATTCCAGTTGGGATGATATTGAAGTGCCATCAAACTGGGAATTGCAAGGATTCGATATTCCTATTTATACCAATGTTACCTACCCCTTTCCTAAAAATCCACCTTATATAGATGACAGCTATAATCCCGTTGGAAGTTATCGCAGAACATTTCAAGTGCCAGAAGCCTGGCAGGACAAAGAAGTCATTTTGCATTTTGCTTCCATTTCCGGTTATGCAAGAGTTTTTGTAAACGGACAGGAAGTGGGGATGACCAAAGCTTCTAAAACACCAGCCGAGTTTAATGTAACCGACTATTTGATAAAAGGTGAGAATATTTTGGCGGTTCAAGTGTTCCGTTGGCATGATGGAAGTTACTTGGAAGATCAGGATTTTTGGCGTTTAAGTGGTATAGAGCAGGATGTTTATTTGCAGGCCCTGCCTAAATTGAGTGTTTGGGATTATGAGGTAAAAGGTGGTTTGGATGCTACTTATACAAATGGTCAACTGGAGGCTTCAATCGATTTTAAAGCTTTTAAGGGGATAAAACATAAAAAAGCTGAGGTGGCTTTTTCACTTTTTGATGCGGAAGGCCATACTGTTTTTCAAAATAGTAAAAAGGTGTCGGCTAAGGATCCTAAGGCTGTTTTTAGTGCTTCTGTAAAGGACGTCTTGGTTTGGAGTGATGAAACTCCTAACCTGTATAAATATGAAATAACTTGGAATTACGGAAAGGATCAGGAGTATAGTATTTCTGGCAATACAGGGTTTCGAAGCGTTGAACTTAAAAATGCGCAGTTATTGGTTAACGGTAATGCCATTATGGTAAGAGGTGTTAATCTTCATGAGCATCACGGTACTAAGGGGCACGTTCCAGATGAAGCCACTATGAGGAAGGATTTGGAATTGATGAAGCAGCATAACATTAACGCTATTAGAATGAGTCATTATCCACACGCTACCAAAATTTATGAATTGTGTGATGAGTATGGTATGTATGTGGTGGACGAAGCAAATATTGAAACCCATGGAATGGGAGCAACTTGGCAGGGAGGGTTTGATACCATTGCGCATCCTGCTTATAGAAAAGAATGGGCGCCAGCACATTTGGACCGTATAAAACGTATGGCCGAACGCGATAAAAACTACACCAGTATCATTGTTTGGTCCATGGGGAATGAATGCGGAAACGGTCCTGTGTTTTTTGAAGGATATGAGTGGCTAAAGGGATTTGATACTTCACGATTGGTGCAGTTTGAGCAGGCTGGAGAAGAAGGGGATACCGATATTGTGTGCCCAATGTACCCTAGTTTGGAGTATATGAAATCCTATGCGGAATCCAAAACCAAGACCCGTCCTTTTATCATGTGCGAGTACAGTCATGCTATGGGTAATAGCAATGGTAATTTTAAAGAGTATTTTGATGTTATCAATAGCAGTCCGCATATGCAGGGAGGTTTTATTTGGGATTGGGTAGATCAAGGTTTGCTGGCAGAAGAACATGGCGAATCTTATTGGGCTTACGGAGGAGATTTGGGAGGAGAAAACCTTCAGCATGACGAAAACTTTTGTGCCAATGGTTTGGTTACGGCCGATAGAAAAGTGCATCCCGGCATTTATGAGGTGAAAAAGATATACCAGCCCATTAACTTCAGGTTTGAGGATGGGACTTTGAAAATCCATAACGATTTTTTCTATACCAATTTAAAAGCGTTTACTTTTCAGTGGGAACTATTGAAGAATGGAGAAAAAGTGGCTAGTGACACTTTTCAGGTTGATGGCGCACCGCAAAGTACAAGCTCCAAGGTTCTTAAACTTCCTGTTATGGAGGCGGGAGCTGAGTATTTTTTGAATGTTTTCGCTTTAACGGCAAAAGCTTCTCCGTTGGTGTCAGCAAATCACGAATTGGCAAGAGAGCAGTTTAAGGTGGGAACAAGTGACTTCTATACCCATGTTCTGGATGAAGAGCCAAAGGGGCAATTGCTAACTTTTAAAAAGACAGACGAAGTATTGACCTTTGAATCTGGGCAGGTGCAGGGAAGTTTTGATCTTAAAAAGGGACAATTGCTGTCTTATCATATTAACGGAAATGAAGAGGTAATGGAGGTATTCCCCGAGCCTTATTTTTGGAGAGCACCAACCGATAATGATTTTGGAAACTGGATGCACGAGCATTCCAAGGTTTGGAAAACCGCACAGCAAGACCCTCAAGTAACTGCTGTAAAGGTTGGCAATTTGACAGATGAAGGGTTACCTATTGTAGTCGCCTTTAAGTTGAAGGAAGTGGAGATTCCATATGAGGTTACCTATCTTATTTTGAACAATGGAGACATTAAGGTAACGGCGGCTATGAATATGCAAGGAAAAGAATTGGCTGAACTGCCTAGGTTTGGAATGCGTTTGCAATTGGCAGGGGAGTTTTCAAACTTGGAATATTATGGGCGAGGGCCTTGGGAAAATTATTCCGATAGAAATACTGCAGCTTTTTTGGGAAAATACCAGAGTAAAGTACAGGATCAATTTGTTTGGGAATACATACGTCCACAAGAAAATGGATATAAAACAGAGGTTCGTTGGTTAAAGCTTTCCAATGCCTCTGGGCAAGGCTTGAAAATTACAGGTTTGCAAACACTTGGGTTTAGTGCTCTTCCCGTGTCGACGGAATCTTTAGATCCCGGGAAAACAAAGGACCAACGCCATACCACCGATGTGCATTTTGAGGATAAGGTGTATTTGCATGTAGACTATAAGCAACGAGGTGTTGGTGGGGATAATAGTTGGGGAGCTTTGCCACATGATGCCTATAGATTGCTGGATCAATCGTATACTTATAGCTACATCATGTCCCTACTTTAG
- a CDS encoding DMT family transporter yields the protein MKDKQQGVLAVLTANTIFGLNIPVTKALMETWMTPMGYTVTRMFFGVLIFWLISLFLKKEQVEKRDFSVIFIGGLMGFIGTQFLFSQALQYTSPVIFSLLMALTPVVVLILSTVFLKEAVSLKKIVGILVSISGAILIIVLSDSGSEMSGNQFLGILFSLLCVLCYAGYLVLTRKVSMKYRPVTIAKWMFLVSALVAFPFSFSELGNQYIYSGNATVTAYAFLVFALLFSTTLAFFLMPYALKRLEASTVSIFMNLQPIIASIVAMLVGQDHFTWDKPIAVILVVIGVSMVVQKRHKPKERFQEC from the coding sequence ATGAAAGATAAGCAACAAGGAGTATTGGCCGTTTTAACGGCCAATACTATTTTTGGACTAAACATTCCCGTAACCAAAGCCTTAATGGAAACTTGGATGACACCTATGGGCTACACGGTTACCAGAATGTTTTTTGGGGTCTTGATATTTTGGCTCATTTCGTTGTTCTTAAAAAAGGAGCAGGTTGAAAAAAGAGACTTTTCTGTTATTTTTATAGGAGGTCTTATGGGGTTTATTGGGACTCAGTTTTTGTTTTCTCAAGCATTGCAGTATACTTCGCCAGTAATATTTTCCTTATTAATGGCCTTGACACCTGTAGTGGTTTTAATACTGTCTACTGTATTTTTAAAGGAGGCGGTGTCCTTAAAAAAGATCGTAGGCATCCTTGTCAGTATTTCTGGGGCTATTCTCATTATTGTGTTAAGTGATTCGGGGAGTGAGATGTCCGGGAATCAGTTTTTGGGCATTCTTTTCTCATTGCTCTGTGTGCTGTGTTATGCAGGTTATTTGGTCTTGACGAGAAAGGTGTCCATGAAGTATCGACCAGTAACTATTGCCAAGTGGATGTTTTTGGTATCTGCTTTAGTGGCATTTCCTTTTAGCTTTTCAGAATTGGGTAACCAGTATATCTATTCTGGTAACGCTACCGTTACGGCTTATGCTTTTTTGGTATTTGCGCTTTTGTTTTCAACGACCTTAGCTTTCTTTTTAATGCCCTATGCTTTAAAGCGACTTGAGGCAAGTACGGTGAGTATTTTTATGAATCTTCAGCCTATTATTGCTTCTATAGTAGCTATGCTGGTGGGGCAAGATCATTTTACTTGGGATAAGCCTATAGCTGTTATTTTGGTTGTTATAGGGGTGAGTATGGTAGTGCAAAAAAGACACAAACCCAAAGAGCGTTTTCAAGAGTGTTGA
- the pflB gene encoding formate C-acetyltransferase yields the protein MNVAELKKEDLGIKEFQNGAWTKAINVRDFVIKNLTPYYGTNEFLVGPSERTQKLWEICKDATKIEREKNGLHSVDVDTISGIANFGAGYIDKDNEVIVGLQTDALLKRAMKPFGGYKVVQKALEEHGLQPANQIDELFSKYVKTHNDGVFDAYNDEIRKYRSLGLLTGLPDNYARGRIIGDYRRVALYGIDALIAAKKEDLAKIGGPMTDAVIRLREEVSEQIRALKDMIAMGQAYDLDLSRPAETAREAVQWTYMAYLAAVKEQDGAAMSLGNVSTFLDIYIERDLNAGLITETEAQEYIDQFVMKLRMVRHLRMSAYDEIFAGDPTWVTEAIGGMLQDGRTKVTKTAFRFLHTLYNLGPSPEPNITVLWSPELPENFRKFCAKVAIDTSSIQFENDDLMRDLRGSDDYGIACCVSYQELGKQIQFFGARTNLAKTLLLALNGGRCEETGTLMVDGIEQDTDEYLNIDKVMANFKVAMKEVARVYNDSMNIIHYMHDKYYYEKAQMALIDTNPDINIAYGIAGLSIVADSLSAIKYAKVKPIRNEEGLTVDFEIEGEFPKYGNDDDRVDVFAHDAVQDFNDELKQLEVYKNAESTMSVLTITSNVVYGKKTGATPDGRAAGVAFAPGANPMHGRDTNGAIASLNSVAKIDYKDSQDGVSNTFSIVPKSLGATEEERINNLVATLTGYFSNGAQHLNVNVLDKDTLLDAMEHPENHPQLTIRVSGYAVNFIRLTREQQMEVISRSFHQSM from the coding sequence ATGAATGTAGCAGAGTTAAAAAAAGAAGACCTAGGAATTAAAGAATTCCAAAACGGAGCTTGGACTAAGGCGATTAACGTACGTGATTTCGTAATTAAAAATCTTACTCCTTATTATGGAACCAATGAATTTTTGGTAGGCCCGAGTGAGCGTACCCAGAAGCTTTGGGAAATTTGTAAGGACGCTACTAAAATTGAAAGAGAAAAAAATGGATTGCACTCTGTAGATGTAGATACCATTTCGGGTATTGCAAACTTTGGAGCTGGATATATAGATAAGGACAATGAGGTAATCGTTGGTTTGCAAACGGACGCCCTATTGAAACGCGCAATGAAGCCTTTTGGTGGCTATAAAGTGGTGCAAAAAGCGTTGGAAGAGCATGGTTTACAACCAGCAAATCAAATTGACGAATTGTTCTCTAAGTATGTAAAAACCCATAACGATGGTGTTTTTGATGCTTATAACGATGAAATAAGAAAATATAGATCTCTGGGGCTATTAACTGGATTGCCAGATAATTATGCCCGTGGTAGAATTATTGGGGATTACCGTAGAGTAGCTTTATATGGAATTGATGCCTTAATAGCGGCTAAAAAAGAGGATTTGGCCAAGATTGGAGGGCCAATGACCGATGCGGTAATTCGTTTGAGAGAAGAAGTTTCCGAGCAAATCAGAGCTTTAAAGGATATGATTGCCATGGGACAGGCGTACGATTTGGATTTGAGTCGTCCTGCTGAAACTGCCCGTGAAGCTGTGCAGTGGACCTATATGGCTTACCTAGCTGCTGTAAAAGAGCAGGATGGAGCTGCCATGTCTTTGGGAAATGTATCTACCTTCTTGGACATATATATTGAAAGAGATTTGAATGCAGGGCTTATTACAGAAACCGAAGCGCAGGAGTATATCGACCAATTCGTGATGAAATTGCGTATGGTACGTCACTTAAGAATGTCGGCGTATGACGAAATTTTCGCAGGAGATCCTACTTGGGTAACCGAAGCTATTGGTGGAATGTTACAGGACGGACGTACTAAGGTAACTAAAACAGCTTTCCGTTTCTTACATACCTTATATAACTTAGGCCCATCACCTGAACCGAACATTACTGTGTTATGGTCGCCAGAATTGCCAGAGAACTTTAGAAAATTCTGTGCTAAGGTGGCTATCGATACTTCTTCAATTCAATTTGAAAATGACGATTTAATGCGTGATTTACGCGGGTCTGACGATTACGGTATCGCTTGTTGTGTGTCTTACCAAGAATTAGGAAAACAAATCCAATTCTTTGGAGCACGTACCAACTTGGCAAAAACCTTGTTATTGGCCTTAAATGGTGGTCGTTGTGAGGAAACCGGAACCTTAATGGTGGATGGCATCGAGCAAGATACAGATGAGTATTTGAACATCGATAAAGTAATGGCCAACTTTAAAGTAGCCATGAAAGAAGTAGCACGTGTGTACAATGATTCCATGAACATTATCCATTACATGCACGACAAATACTACTATGAAAAAGCGCAAATGGCCTTAATTGATACCAACCCAGATATCAATATCGCTTATGGTATTGCAGGGCTATCAATTGTAGCGGATTCATTGTCGGCTATTAAATATGCCAAAGTAAAACCAATTAGAAACGAAGAAGGCTTGACCGTTGATTTCGAAATTGAAGGAGAGTTCCCTAAATATGGAAACGACGATGATAGAGTTGATGTGTTTGCGCACGATGCGGTACAAGACTTTAACGATGAGTTGAAACAATTGGAAGTATACAAAAATGCAGAATCTACAATGTCCGTATTGACCATTACTTCTAACGTCGTGTACGGTAAGAAAACTGGGGCAACACCAGACGGTAGAGCGGCAGGTGTAGCATTTGCACCAGGAGCCAACCCAATGCACGGTCGCGATACCAATGGAGCGATTGCATCGTTGAATTCCGTAGCAAAAATAGATTATAAAGATTCACAGGATGGTGTGTCCAATACCTTCTCCATTGTACCTAAATCTTTAGGGGCTACTGAAGAAGAGCGCATCAACAACTTGGTGGCAACCTTAACCGGATATTTCTCCAACGGTGCACAGCACTTAAATGTGAATGTTTTAGATAAAGACACATTGCTAGACGCAATGGAACATCCAGAAAATCATCCTCAATTAACAATTCGTGTTTCTGGATACGCGGTAAACTTTATTAGATTGACAAGAGAACAACAGATGGAAGTCATTTCCCGTTCGTTCCACCAATCTATGTAA
- a CDS encoding glycoside hydrolase family 2 protein, with amino-acid sequence MSQKKLQLALTCFLCLWTLSQQAQNTFISNTENRTYTDLNGKWNYILDPYETGGMGGRAISDNYEPTDKTGRVEYGFTEGRTLYVPGGWNTQKPELEYFEAAIWYRKTFDKPDLTSNKRYFVYIGAANQTATVTFNGKTLGKHEGGYTPFNFEVTDLMKEKDNFLIIGVNNKRDADDIPAKVHDWFNHGGITRGVKLIEVPNTFINNYFLSLDRSSLNQKTKHINGKLELAGTALPKKARILIPELKIDQEIDVNPEGATNFQVNVKNLELWSPETPKLYNITIKAGEDSINDEIGFRTIETRGKEILLNGKPVFLKGICLHDENPLRKDRANSIEDAELVLGWAQELGCNFIRLAHYPHQEKLVRLADKLGILLWEELPLYWGIQWENPEVLKKAKAQYTEMINRDYNRASSIIWSIANETAPIPSRNEFLSEMADYIRGIDQTRLISAAIKKDQELDGHPDSVYTYNDPLIEKLDILSINEYLGWYGGLPEACRTKSFTSGFEKPIIISEFGGGALQGLHGDKRTRWSEEFQEDLYKESIAMFDKIDGMVGMTPWILVDYMSPLRQLPGIQDGWNRKGLISEKGIKKKAFFVLKDYYSKK; translated from the coding sequence ATGTCACAAAAAAAATTACAACTTGCCCTGACCTGTTTCCTTTGTTTATGGACACTTTCACAACAGGCTCAAAACACCTTTATTTCGAATACAGAAAACCGAACCTATACAGACCTCAACGGAAAATGGAACTACATCCTAGACCCCTACGAAACTGGCGGCATGGGAGGCCGAGCCATTTCCGACAACTACGAACCTACCGACAAAACAGGCCGTGTAGAGTATGGCTTTACTGAAGGTAGAACATTATATGTACCCGGAGGCTGGAACACCCAAAAACCCGAATTGGAGTATTTTGAAGCGGCCATTTGGTACAGAAAAACCTTTGACAAACCTGACCTTACTTCCAACAAACGCTATTTTGTATATATAGGAGCGGCCAACCAAACGGCCACCGTAACCTTCAATGGCAAAACATTAGGAAAACATGAAGGTGGTTACACCCCATTCAATTTTGAAGTTACCGATTTGATGAAAGAAAAGGACAACTTCCTAATCATTGGCGTGAACAACAAACGAGATGCTGACGACATTCCTGCCAAAGTACACGATTGGTTCAACCACGGAGGAATTACTAGAGGTGTTAAACTTATTGAAGTACCCAATACGTTTATCAACAACTATTTTCTATCGTTGGATCGAAGCTCCCTTAATCAAAAAACGAAGCACATCAATGGAAAACTGGAACTTGCCGGAACCGCTTTACCAAAAAAGGCCCGCATTCTTATTCCTGAATTAAAAATAGACCAAGAAATTGATGTGAACCCGGAAGGCGCAACCAACTTTCAAGTGAATGTTAAAAACTTGGAACTATGGTCGCCAGAGACTCCTAAATTATACAACATCACCATTAAAGCTGGTGAAGACAGCATCAATGACGAGATAGGTTTTAGAACCATTGAAACCAGAGGCAAAGAAATCCTGCTTAACGGAAAACCTGTGTTTTTAAAAGGCATTTGTTTACACGATGAAAACCCACTTAGAAAGGATCGTGCCAACTCCATTGAAGATGCCGAATTAGTTTTGGGATGGGCACAGGAACTTGGTTGTAATTTCATACGATTGGCACATTACCCACATCAAGAGAAATTAGTGAGACTGGCCGATAAATTAGGTATTTTACTTTGGGAAGAATTGCCTTTATACTGGGGTATTCAATGGGAAAACCCCGAAGTGCTCAAAAAAGCCAAGGCTCAATATACCGAAATGATTAACCGTGATTACAACCGCGCGAGTTCTATCATTTGGTCCATTGCCAACGAAACAGCTCCGATCCCTTCAAGAAATGAATTCCTATCTGAAATGGCCGATTACATTAGAGGCATTGACCAAACCAGATTGATTTCGGCAGCCATTAAAAAGGACCAAGAATTGGATGGTCACCCTGATAGCGTTTACACATACAACGATCCCCTTATTGAAAAGTTAGACATCCTAAGCATCAACGAATATTTGGGATGGTACGGGGGATTGCCAGAGGCTTGCAGAACCAAATCCTTTACCTCTGGATTTGAAAAACCCATCATTATTAGTGAATTTGGCGGCGGCGCACTACAGGGACTGCATGGTGATAAACGTACCCGCTGGAGTGAAGAATTCCAAGAAGACCTGTACAAAGAAAGCATTGCCATGTTTGACAAAATTGATGGTATGGTTGGAATGACGCCATGGATTTTAGTGGACTACATGTCGCCTTTACGTCAGTTACCGGGCATTCAGGATGGTTGGAACCGCAAAGGTTTAATTTCTGAAAAGGGGATCAAAAAGAAAGCATTTTTTGTCCTTAAGGACTATTATTCAAAAAAATAA
- a CDS encoding family 43 glycosylhydrolase, with protein sequence MKQLFLAFLLCTLAFTAPAQNQNYRQAPQEGYYTNPIFPGDYPDPSILRDGDDFYMVHSSFEYYPGLLIWHSTDLINWEPVTNALNTYVGSVWAPDLVKYEDKYYIYFPASDTNYVIVADDIKGPWSAPKELKITMIDPGHITDDQGNRYLYFSSGSYVPLSKDGLTVTGEPKHVYDGWEIPREWSIECFCMEGPKLFKRGDYYYLTVAEGGTAGPATGHMVISARSKSPLGPWENAPHNPILRTQSVDEQWWSMGHATIFEDGHDQWYMLFHGYEKGFYNMGRQTMLVPIEWTKDGWYKIPDHIDINKAIKLPNLKNKLKKSFTLSDTFKGPELAPQWSFFKGSETNRYQFIDNSIEVKGKGNGVANCSPLLAMPANHSYTADVELEIEGDATGGLVLFYNESAFSGILADKENVLANLRGWQFPTERNVIKRHVYLRLKNINNLVDMYYSLDGKEWLKIENSFDATAYHHNVLSGFMGLRIGLCSMGDGNVRFKNFVYTPLH encoded by the coding sequence ATGAAACAATTATTTTTAGCATTTTTGCTTTGCACACTAGCTTTTACGGCACCTGCGCAAAACCAAAATTACAGACAGGCACCACAAGAGGGATATTACACCAATCCTATATTTCCTGGTGACTATCCAGACCCTAGTATTTTAAGGGATGGAGATGATTTTTACATGGTACATTCTTCTTTTGAATATTACCCTGGCCTTTTGATTTGGCACTCTACAGACCTCATCAATTGGGAGCCAGTTACCAATGCCTTGAACACTTATGTCGGTTCCGTTTGGGCTCCAGATTTGGTTAAATACGAAGACAAGTATTACATCTATTTCCCGGCAAGCGACACCAACTATGTAATTGTAGCGGACGATATTAAAGGGCCTTGGAGCGCACCAAAAGAATTAAAAATTACCATGATCGATCCGGGTCATATCACCGATGACCAAGGCAACCGCTACCTCTATTTCAGCAGCGGCAGCTATGTACCACTTTCCAAAGACGGTCTTACGGTGACAGGTGAACCTAAACATGTGTATGACGGTTGGGAAATCCCACGCGAATGGAGTATTGAATGTTTCTGTATGGAAGGCCCTAAACTCTTTAAACGTGGCGACTATTACTACCTTACCGTTGCCGAAGGTGGTACTGCCGGACCTGCCACTGGGCACATGGTGATTTCTGCGCGTTCCAAATCCCCTTTAGGACCATGGGAGAATGCTCCGCACAATCCTATCCTTAGAACGCAATCTGTAGACGAACAATGGTGGTCTATGGGGCACGCCACTATTTTTGAAGACGGGCATGACCAATGGTATATGCTATTCCACGGCTACGAAAAAGGCTTTTACAACATGGGGCGCCAAACCATGCTAGTCCCTATTGAATGGACCAAAGACGGCTGGTACAAAATCCCTGACCATATCGACATTAACAAGGCTATCAAACTACCGAACCTTAAAAACAAGCTAAAGAAAAGCTTCACACTAAGCGATACCTTCAAAGGTCCTGAACTAGCACCGCAATGGAGTTTCTTTAAAGGATCCGAAACCAACAGGTATCAGTTCATAGACAACAGTATAGAAGTTAAAGGTAAAGGCAATGGTGTTGCCAATTGCTCCCCATTACTCGCCATGCCTGCCAACCATTCATATACTGCAGATGTGGAATTGGAAATTGAAGGAGATGCTACCGGAGGCTTGGTATTGTTTTACAACGAAAGTGCGTTTTCCGGAATTCTTGCCGATAAAGAAAATGTCTTGGCCAATTTAAGAGGCTGGCAGTTTCCTACAGAACGTAACGTCATTAAAAGACATGTATATCTGCGCCTGAAAAACATCAACAACTTGGTAGACATGTACTACAGTTTGGATGGCAAGGAATGGCTTAAAATTGAAAACTCATTCGACGCCACTGCCTACCACCACAATGTCCTTAGTGGATTCATGGGACTTAGAATTGGCTTATGTTCCATGGGAGATGGTAATGTACGCTTCAAGAATTTTGTTTATACCCCTCTTCATTAA
- a CDS encoding glycoside hydrolase family 43 protein, with amino-acid sequence MLKYVKISSFKVVLLLLCVFSCAKQQESMEAYLFAYFTGNGPGEEAVHYAVSLDGYKYKALNGHLPILDSKKISSSGGVRDPHILRGVDGETFYMVLTDLYVPAMGWNNYALILMKSTDLIHWESSVVNIPKAYPHEYGTVDRVWAPQTIYDASKGKYMVYFSMKAAGDHPDIIYYAYANNDFSALEAAPKQLLFNPDGNACIDGDIVEKDGKFYLFHKSESGEPGIKLAVSNKLTEGYAYPHMERVDRETDRVEGSGVFKLNDAEEWILMYDVYNSGRYQFTKSNDLEHFEVIDAAIEMDFHPRHGTVMPITKKEYDRLINEWGRSTK; translated from the coding sequence ATGTTGAAGTATGTAAAGATATCATCTTTCAAGGTTGTCTTATTGCTTTTATGTGTGTTTTCATGTGCCAAACAGCAAGAGTCAATGGAAGCTTATTTGTTTGCTTATTTTACAGGTAATGGCCCTGGAGAAGAAGCGGTGCATTATGCGGTAAGTTTGGATGGGTATAAATACAAAGCTTTAAATGGCCATCTCCCTATTTTGGATTCAAAAAAAATCAGTTCTTCGGGAGGTGTTAGGGATCCGCACATATTAAGAGGAGTGGACGGAGAGACTTTTTACATGGTTTTAACCGATTTGTATGTGCCGGCAATGGGATGGAATAATTATGCTTTAATATTGATGAAGTCCACCGATTTGATTCATTGGGAATCTTCGGTTGTCAATATTCCTAAGGCCTATCCACATGAATATGGTACTGTGGATCGTGTATGGGCTCCGCAGACAATCTACGATGCTTCCAAAGGAAAATATATGGTGTACTTTTCGATGAAAGCGGCAGGGGACCATCCTGATATAATTTATTATGCCTATGCCAACAATGACTTCTCAGCTCTAGAAGCCGCTCCAAAACAATTGTTGTTTAATCCAGATGGAAATGCCTGCATCGATGGGGATATTGTAGAGAAGGATGGTAAGTTTTATTTGTTCCATAAATCCGAAAGTGGAGAGCCTGGTATTAAATTGGCTGTATCTAATAAGTTGACAGAAGGGTATGCCTATCCACATATGGAGCGCGTAGATCGCGAAACTGATCGAGTAGAAGGTTCGGGAGTATTTAAATTGAATGATGCCGAAGAATGGATATTGATGTATGATGTCTATAATTCTGGACGCTATCAATTTACTAAGAGCAATGATTTGGAGCATTTTGAGGTGATTGATGCGGCTATCGAAATGGATTTTCACCCTAGGCATGGTACGGTGATGCCCATTACCAAAAAGGAATACGATCGCTTGATCAATGAATGGGGGAGATCAACAAAATAA